A stretch of the Polyangiaceae bacterium genome encodes the following:
- a CDS encoding ROK family protein has protein sequence MKRTEDVRDPKSILVIDVGGTNVKVALGHHDQPIKVPSGPEMTAAKMVADVKQATRDWEYSVVSIGFPGSVKQGQPAKEPANLADGWVAMDYERAFERPVRIVNDAALQAIGAHEGGRMLFLGLGTGLGSTLVSDTDFDALEIAHLPYRKGKSYEDYVGARGLERLGKKKWARHVFRVVALLREALQADYVVLGGGQTKRLKEVPPDVKLAPGNAAMLGGVRLWSRL, from the coding sequence ATGAAGAGAACCGAAGACGTCCGCGACCCGAAGTCCATCCTCGTCATCGACGTCGGCGGCACCAACGTGAAGGTCGCGCTTGGCCATCACGACCAGCCGATCAAGGTGCCTTCGGGGCCCGAGATGACGGCAGCGAAGATGGTCGCCGACGTGAAGCAAGCGACCCGGGACTGGGAGTACTCCGTGGTGAGCATCGGCTTTCCCGGCTCGGTCAAGCAGGGACAGCCGGCGAAGGAGCCCGCGAACCTGGCGGACGGCTGGGTGGCGATGGACTACGAGCGCGCGTTCGAGCGCCCGGTGCGCATCGTCAACGACGCGGCCCTGCAGGCCATCGGCGCGCACGAGGGCGGGCGCATGCTGTTCCTGGGCTTGGGGACGGGGCTCGGCTCGACCTTGGTCAGCGACACCGATTTCGACGCCCTCGAGATCGCTCACCTGCCTTACCGCAAGGGGAAGAGCTACGAGGACTACGTCGGCGCCCGCGGCCTCGAGCGCCTCGGCAAGAAGAAGTGGGCTCGCCACGTCTTCCGTGTGGTGGCGCTCCTCCGCGAAGCGCTACAAGCCGACTACGTCGTGCTCGGGGGCGGGCAGACGAAGAGGCTGAAAGAGGTCCCGCCGGACGTGAAGCTCGCTCCGGGCAACGCGGCCATGCTCGGCGGGGTGCGGCTCTGGTCGAGGCTCTAG
- a CDS encoding glucosidase produces the protein MSDEERRRLREEGERYRLFGPYLSERQWGTVREDYSADGNAWEYFPHEHARSRAYRWGEDGLAGISDEAQRLCLAIALWNEKDPILKERLFGLTNSQGNHGEDVKEFYYYLDATPTHSYLKYLYKYPQSAYPYERLVSERRGAHEPELELEDTGAFDDSRYFDVLVEWAKAGPEDIVLLVTAENRGPDDAPIHVLPQIWFRNVWSWGYPTIAKPSLGREGDEIAVQHEALGRFRLSSRERDAKLLFTDNDTNEARLWGAKTVHSAKDAFHDRVVHGRPDATSALDHGTKACFWLRRTVPAGGKVELGFRLRREDAGTLSPDDVVLARRRAEADAFYAELAKDVVDPEQRRVMRQALAGLIWSKQTYRYDVRGWLAGDPLQPPPPEARKQSRNSDWDHLHNREVISMPDKWEYPWYAAWDLAFHTLPFGLVDIEFAKGQLVMLTREWYMHPNGQLPAYEWSFGDVNPPVHAWAAWKVYKLEQQQKGKGDRSFLERVFHKLLLNFTWWVNRKDAAGRNIFQGGFLGLDNIGVFDRSSPLPTGGRLDQSDGTAWVAAYSLQLMRIALELARENPTYEDIATKFFEHFLHIAEAMTKLGGKSHGLWDEEDGFYYDSLHLPNGRVIPIKIRSMVGLLPLFAVEVLEAEEVERAPEFKQRLEWFLDHRPDLAALVSRWNEPGRGQKRLLSLLRGSRMKRLFKRLLDESEFLSEYGIRALSRYHAENPYRFSLGRSELEVRYEPAESGSRLFGGNSNWRGPIWFPVNILLIDAMREYHRYYGDDFRIECPTGSGNLVSIAEAADEIARRLTRIFLPDGAGVRPFMSHRPELARDPHFRDHLLFHEYFHGDTGRGVGAMHQTGWTALVASLIAGIGVDGK, from the coding sequence ATGAGCGACGAAGAACGACGCCGGCTCAGGGAGGAGGGCGAACGTTACCGGCTGTTCGGTCCCTACCTGAGCGAGCGGCAGTGGGGCACGGTCCGCGAGGACTACAGCGCCGACGGCAACGCCTGGGAGTATTTCCCCCACGAGCACGCGCGCTCCCGGGCGTACCGCTGGGGAGAGGACGGCCTCGCGGGGATCAGCGACGAGGCACAGCGCTTGTGCCTGGCGATCGCGCTCTGGAACGAGAAGGATCCCATCCTCAAGGAGCGGCTCTTCGGCCTCACCAACAGTCAGGGCAACCACGGCGAAGACGTGAAGGAATTCTACTACTACCTCGACGCCACCCCGACCCACTCGTACCTGAAGTACCTCTACAAGTACCCGCAGTCGGCGTACCCCTACGAGCGGCTCGTGTCGGAGCGTCGCGGCGCCCACGAGCCGGAGCTCGAGCTCGAGGACACCGGCGCGTTCGACGACAGCCGGTACTTCGACGTGCTCGTGGAGTGGGCGAAGGCCGGCCCCGAAGACATCGTCCTCTTGGTGACGGCCGAGAACCGCGGGCCGGACGACGCGCCCATCCACGTGCTCCCGCAGATCTGGTTCAGGAACGTCTGGAGCTGGGGGTACCCGACCATCGCGAAGCCCTCGCTCGGTCGCGAAGGAGACGAGATCGCCGTCCAGCACGAGGCGCTCGGCCGCTTTCGCCTGAGCTCTCGCGAACGCGACGCCAAGCTGCTCTTCACCGACAACGACACGAACGAGGCCCGGCTCTGGGGCGCCAAGACCGTGCACTCTGCCAAGGACGCCTTCCACGATCGGGTGGTCCACGGTCGCCCGGACGCCACGAGCGCGCTCGACCACGGGACCAAGGCCTGCTTCTGGCTCCGCCGAACGGTCCCGGCCGGAGGGAAGGTCGAGCTCGGTTTTCGCCTGCGTCGCGAGGACGCGGGGACGCTCTCGCCGGACGACGTCGTGCTCGCACGCCGCCGCGCCGAAGCCGACGCCTTCTACGCGGAGCTCGCGAAGGACGTCGTCGATCCGGAGCAGCGGCGCGTGATGCGACAAGCGCTGGCCGGGCTCATCTGGTCGAAGCAGACGTATCGCTACGACGTGCGCGGTTGGCTCGCCGGCGACCCGCTGCAGCCGCCGCCGCCGGAAGCGCGGAAGCAGTCCCGCAACAGCGACTGGGATCACCTCCACAATCGCGAGGTCATCTCCATGCCCGACAAGTGGGAGTACCCCTGGTACGCGGCGTGGGACCTGGCTTTCCACACCCTCCCGTTCGGCCTGGTCGACATCGAGTTCGCGAAGGGGCAGCTCGTGATGCTCACGCGCGAGTGGTACATGCATCCGAACGGGCAGCTGCCGGCGTACGAGTGGTCGTTCGGCGACGTCAACCCTCCGGTCCACGCCTGGGCCGCGTGGAAGGTCTACAAGCTCGAGCAGCAGCAGAAGGGCAAAGGCGACCGCTCGTTCCTCGAGCGAGTGTTCCACAAGCTGCTCCTGAACTTCACCTGGTGGGTGAACCGCAAGGACGCCGCGGGCCGCAACATCTTCCAGGGCGGCTTCCTCGGCCTCGACAACATCGGCGTGTTCGACCGCAGCTCGCCCCTTCCCACCGGCGGCCGCCTCGATCAATCGGACGGCACGGCCTGGGTCGCGGCCTATTCGCTCCAGCTCATGCGCATCGCGCTGGAGCTCGCCCGGGAGAACCCGACCTACGAGGACATCGCGACCAAGTTCTTCGAGCACTTCCTGCACATCGCCGAGGCCATGACCAAGCTCGGCGGCAAGAGCCACGGCCTGTGGGACGAGGAAGACGGCTTCTACTACGACTCGCTGCACCTGCCGAACGGTCGGGTGATCCCGATCAAGATCCGCTCCATGGTCGGGCTCCTGCCGCTCTTCGCGGTGGAGGTGCTCGAGGCGGAGGAGGTCGAGCGTGCGCCGGAGTTCAAGCAGCGCCTGGAGTGGTTCCTCGACCACCGCCCGGATCTCGCGGCGCTGGTGTCGCGCTGGAACGAGCCGGGGCGCGGGCAAAAGCGGCTGCTCTCGCTCCTCAGGGGGAGCCGCATGAAGCGCCTGTTCAAGCGCCTGCTCGACGAGAGCGAGTTCCTCTCGGAGTACGGCATCCGCGCCCTCAGCCGGTACCACGCCGAGAACCCGTATCGATTCAGCCTGGGACGGAGCGAGCTCGAGGTGCGCTACGAGCCTGCCGAGTCCGGGAGCCGGCTCTTCGGCGGCAACTCGAACTGGCGCGGCCCCATCTGGTTCCCGGTGAACATCCTGCTCATCGACGCGATGCGCGAGTACCACCGCTATTACGGCGACGACTTCCGCATCGAGTGCCCCACGGGCTCGGGGAACCTGGTGTCGATCGCGGAGGCCGCCGACGAGATCGCGCGCCGCCTCACGCGGATCTTCTTACCCGACGGCGCCGGCGTCCGTCCGTTCATGTCGCACCGGCCGGAGCTCGCACGCGACCCGCACTTCCGGGACCACCTGCTGTTCCACGAATACTTCCACGGCGACACGGGCCGCGGCGTCGGCGCGATGCACCAGACCGGCTGGACGGCGCTGGTCGCCAGCCTGATCGCCGGGATCGGCGTGGACGGGAAGTGA
- a CDS encoding TetR/AcrR family transcriptional regulator, which yields MARDAVGVLARLGLGTSMSRLADELGVKRPTLHYHFPTRGHIVETALEELLTEQALYVMERVNRHEHPIDRLFAQLCAVHEFHHGREERIVFLSQAIAASGERMSEIIEVGNRVFESQRRAAVKLLEDGMADGSVAPCDAEALVSVIRALTDGLMVQRVMTDVDLGPVHEFLWTHLLSPLKRGRKDRP from the coding sequence ATGGCCCGCGACGCGGTCGGCGTGCTGGCCCGGCTGGGCCTTGGCACGTCCATGTCCCGGCTGGCCGACGAGCTCGGGGTCAAGCGGCCGACGCTTCACTATCACTTCCCGACCCGGGGCCACATCGTCGAGACCGCGCTCGAGGAGCTCCTGACCGAGCAGGCGCTCTACGTGATGGAGCGCGTGAACCGGCACGAGCACCCCATCGATCGCTTGTTCGCGCAGCTCTGCGCCGTGCACGAGTTTCACCACGGGCGCGAGGAGCGCATCGTGTTCTTGAGTCAGGCCATCGCCGCCAGCGGCGAGCGCATGAGCGAGATCATCGAGGTGGGCAACCGCGTCTTCGAGTCCCAGAGACGCGCCGCCGTGAAGTTGCTGGAGGACGGGATGGCCGACGGCAGCGTCGCGCCCTGCGACGCGGAGGCGCTGGTCAGCGTGATCCGCGCCCTGACCGATGGTCTGATGGTGCAGCGCGTGATGACTGACGTGGACCTCGGCCCCGTGCACGAGTTTCTGTGGACCCACCTGCTCAGCCCCCTCAAGAGAGGACGAAAAGACAGACCATGA
- a CDS encoding aspartate aminotransferase family protein, translating to MTTSFPETGKGRDEVLAALTQARAEDLRSDGRAFAFVYDPGEHAREVARDAFAACMPINGLDPTVYPSARKLENAVVKACLELMHAPEGARGTATAGGTESVMLAVKTARDFARKTRPEVRSPKMLLPVTAHACFHKAAHYLGVEVVSVDVDPVTFRADVADAARKMSADVILVVGSAPSYAHGVIDDIRGLAALALEHGTLMHVDACVGGCVLPFLRDTGVSGPDFDFSVEGVTSISMDLHKYGFAPKGISILLQRRRELRDAQYYTCATWTGYSIINSTTLGSKSVAALGAAYALIQHLGKEGYRERATRMWDATKQLVALVDATDGLEMVGRPDMNLFAFKTTGGDLFTLADRLTAKGWHVQPTYQFGPSPAHIHLTLDPENARRAQELGRDLVECCKDLPPSAEAPEGVVAFLSSLANGAEGVDTHAIVEEMGLGSGTMPSESAPLHRIMNAMTPDAREKLLVLFFAELFS from the coding sequence ATGACCACTTCATTCCCGGAAACAGGCAAGGGTCGCGATGAAGTGCTCGCTGCCCTGACCCAGGCGCGAGCAGAGGACCTCAGGAGCGATGGCCGCGCGTTCGCCTTCGTCTACGATCCCGGGGAGCATGCCCGCGAAGTGGCCCGCGACGCCTTCGCGGCGTGCATGCCCATCAACGGGCTCGATCCCACGGTGTACCCGTCGGCGCGCAAGCTGGAGAACGCCGTGGTCAAGGCCTGCCTCGAGCTGATGCACGCCCCGGAAGGAGCTCGGGGCACGGCGACGGCGGGGGGCACGGAGAGCGTGATGCTGGCGGTCAAGACGGCGCGGGATTTCGCCAGGAAGACCCGGCCCGAGGTGAGGTCGCCGAAGATGCTCCTGCCCGTCACGGCCCACGCCTGCTTCCACAAGGCTGCCCACTACCTGGGCGTCGAGGTGGTGAGCGTGGACGTGGATCCGGTGACCTTCCGCGCCGACGTGGCGGACGCCGCTCGCAAGATGAGCGCGGACGTGATCCTGGTGGTGGGCTCCGCGCCCAGCTACGCCCACGGCGTCATCGACGACATCCGCGGCCTGGCGGCGCTGGCGCTCGAGCACGGGACGCTGATGCACGTGGACGCCTGCGTGGGCGGCTGCGTGCTGCCCTTCCTGCGGGACACCGGCGTCTCGGGGCCGGACTTCGACTTCTCGGTGGAGGGCGTGACAAGCATCTCCATGGACCTGCACAAGTACGGCTTCGCCCCCAAGGGCATCAGCATCCTGCTTCAGCGCCGTCGCGAGCTGCGGGACGCGCAGTACTACACCTGCGCCACCTGGACGGGTTACTCGATCATCAACTCCACCACCCTCGGCAGCAAGAGCGTGGCGGCCCTGGGCGCGGCGTACGCGCTGATCCAGCACCTGGGCAAGGAAGGTTACCGCGAGCGCGCGACGCGCATGTGGGACGCGACCAAGCAGCTCGTGGCGCTGGTGGACGCGACCGACGGCCTCGAGATGGTGGGGCGTCCGGACATGAACCTGTTCGCGTTCAAGACGACCGGGGGCGACCTGTTCACGCTGGCCGACCGCCTGACCGCGAAGGGTTGGCACGTGCAGCCGACCTATCAGTTCGGCCCGTCACCCGCCCACATCCACCTGACGCTGGATCCCGAGAACGCGCGGCGCGCCCAGGAGCTCGGCCGCGACCTGGTCGAGTGCTGCAAGGACTTGCCGCCCAGCGCGGAGGCCCCCGAGGGCGTGGTCGCGTTCCTCAGCAGCCTGGCCAACGGAGCGGAGGGCGTCGACACCCACGCCATCGTGGAGGAGATGGGGCTCGGCTCCGGGACGATGCCCAGCGAGTCAGCGCCGCTCCACCGCATCATGAACGCGATGACGCCCGACGCGCGCGAGAAGCTCTTGGTGCTGTTCTTCGCGGAGCTGTTCTCGTGA
- a CDS encoding M81 family metallopeptidase → MIGRVLGFARRMRGKDGARPLRIAYGRIFHEACAASPLLTTREDFERLHALEAQELAAVTTLSGSELAGYMPHAELTGFVQAARVAGNVETVPLASYMAVPSGPLTGECFAWLLDRLLARLEAAGPVDGVYLALHGSMEVQGLSEAPEAVILRRVRERVGPDAAIAVSYDLHANLSAGLLEPVDVMVAYRTNPHWDLAPTGFRAGTRLIRTLRREIAPTHAWRKLPMVLGGGTTIDFLAPMRGVFRFMKRLEQRPGVVSASLFMVHPFTSAQNLGWAVHVCTDGDPALAERLADELADRAWAEKDVAMPRMLGVEEALEAVARSRARVFGPVTLVDADDIVGAGAPGGSTRIVQALAARDRGLTALVPVHDPALVDELWQTPLGTKQRVLLRGTPGYDQPEVELSATIAARHEGEFGRRIRLDAGSLHVSIGDHSPLPIHPKFWRELGLNPRKADLMVTKNFFHYRIFHLTTSFAHLPVESEGATNFRRLRERAYAVPMHPMAELSDWRETEPALREAPARAASVEVGVLRAGC, encoded by the coding sequence GTGATCGGCCGGGTGCTCGGCTTCGCGCGGCGGATGCGCGGCAAGGACGGCGCGCGCCCGCTGCGCATCGCCTACGGTCGGATCTTCCACGAGGCCTGCGCCGCTTCCCCGCTGCTCACGACGCGGGAGGACTTCGAGCGCCTGCACGCCCTGGAGGCCCAGGAGCTCGCGGCGGTCACGACGCTCTCGGGCTCGGAGCTCGCCGGCTACATGCCCCACGCGGAGCTCACCGGCTTCGTGCAGGCGGCGCGCGTCGCGGGCAACGTGGAGACCGTTCCCCTGGCCTCCTACATGGCCGTGCCCAGCGGCCCGTTGACCGGGGAGTGCTTCGCCTGGCTGCTCGATCGCCTGCTGGCGAGGCTCGAGGCGGCGGGCCCGGTGGACGGAGTCTACCTGGCGCTGCACGGCAGCATGGAGGTGCAGGGCCTGAGCGAGGCGCCGGAGGCGGTGATCTTGCGACGCGTCCGGGAGCGGGTCGGGCCCGATGCGGCCATCGCCGTCAGCTACGACCTGCACGCGAACCTGAGCGCCGGGTTGCTCGAGCCCGTGGACGTGATGGTCGCTTATCGCACGAACCCGCACTGGGACCTGGCGCCCACGGGCTTCCGGGCGGGCACTCGCCTGATCCGAACGCTGCGGCGGGAGATCGCGCCGACGCACGCGTGGCGCAAGCTGCCCATGGTGCTCGGCGGTGGAACCACCATCGACTTCCTGGCGCCGATGCGCGGCGTGTTCCGTTTCATGAAGCGGCTCGAGCAGCGCCCCGGGGTGGTCTCCGCCAGCCTGTTCATGGTGCATCCCTTCACTTCCGCTCAGAACCTCGGCTGGGCGGTGCACGTGTGCACGGACGGCGATCCGGCGCTGGCGGAACGTCTGGCCGACGAGCTGGCCGACCGGGCGTGGGCGGAGAAGGACGTCGCGATGCCTCGCATGCTGGGCGTCGAAGAGGCATTGGAGGCAGTGGCACGCTCGCGTGCTCGCGTGTTCGGCCCGGTCACGCTGGTGGATGCGGACGACATCGTCGGAGCCGGGGCACCGGGCGGCAGCACCCGCATCGTCCAGGCGCTGGCCGCCCGCGACCGTGGGCTCACGGCGTTGGTACCGGTGCACGATCCGGCGCTGGTGGACGAGCTGTGGCAGACGCCGCTGGGCACCAAGCAGCGCGTCCTGTTGCGCGGAACGCCGGGCTACGACCAGCCCGAGGTCGAGCTCTCCGCCACCATCGCCGCCCGACACGAAGGCGAGTTCGGGCGGCGGATCCGCCTGGACGCGGGGTCGCTGCACGTTTCCATCGGAGACCACTCGCCCCTGCCGATCCATCCGAAGTTCTGGCGCGAGCTCGGGCTGAATCCGAGGAAAGCCGACCTGATGGTCACCAAGAACTTCTTCCACTACCGGATCTTCCACCTGACCACCTCGTTCGCTCATCTGCCTGTAGAGAGCGAGGGCGCGACGAACTTCCGTCGCCTGCGCGAGCGCGCCTACGCGGTTCCCATGCACCCGATGGCGGAGTTGTCGGACTGGCGTGAGACCGAGCCCGCGCTGCGCGAGGCGCCGGCCAGGGCCGCCTCGGTCGAGGTCGGAGTGCTCCGCGCCGGTTGTTAG
- the katG gene encoding catalase/peroxidase HPI, producing the protein MTTSAKCPFHQTAGGGTSNRDWWPNQLRLNVLRQHSALSDPMDPGFDYAEEFASLDLAALEQDLAALMTSSQDWWPADFGHYGPLFVRMAWHSAGTYRTGDGRGGAGSGSQRFAPLNSWPDNVNLDKARRLLWPIKQKYGRKISWADLMILAGNVALESMGLQTFGFGGGRADIWEPEQDVYWGSEREWLADQRYSGERDLDNPLAAVQMGLIYVNPEGPNGNPDPLAAARDIRETFARMAMNDEETVALIAGGHSFGKAHGAGEAKHLGPEPEAAGIEEQGLGWKSSFGTGRGGDTITSGLEVTWTTTPTRWSTNFFWNLFGYEWELTKSPAGAQQWTPKGGAGAGTVPDAHDPSKRHAPAMLTTDLALRFDPAYEKISRRFMENPVEFADAFARAWFKLTHRDMGPRARYLGPKVPAEALIWQDPIPARDHELIDDKDVASLKRELLASGLSVSELVSTAWASASTFRGSDKRGGANGARVRLSPQKDWEVNQPTQLAKVLAALEGIQKTFNGAQSGKKKVSLADLIVLGGCAGVEQAAKNAGHALTVPFTPGRMDASETQTDAASFAVLEPVADGFRNYQKARYAVSAEELLVDRAQLLGLTAPEMTVLLGGMRVLGTNVGQSPHGVFTKRPEALSNDFFVNLLDMGTEWKPVSKDADVFEGRDRKTGEVRWTGTRVDLVFGSSSELRALAEVYGSADGQEKFLRDFVAAWTKVMNLDRFDL; encoded by the coding sequence ATGACCACCAGCGCCAAGTGCCCGTTTCATCAGACCGCCGGCGGCGGCACCTCGAACCGAGACTGGTGGCCGAACCAGCTCCGGCTCAACGTGCTGCGGCAGCACTCCGCGCTGTCCGATCCCATGGACCCCGGGTTCGACTACGCCGAGGAGTTCGCGAGCCTCGACCTCGCGGCGCTCGAGCAGGACCTCGCCGCTCTGATGACCAGCTCCCAGGACTGGTGGCCGGCGGACTTCGGCCACTATGGACCGCTGTTCGTCCGCATGGCCTGGCACAGCGCCGGCACGTACCGCACCGGCGACGGCCGTGGCGGCGCGGGGAGCGGCAGCCAGCGCTTCGCGCCGCTCAACAGCTGGCCCGACAACGTCAACCTCGACAAGGCCCGCCGGTTGCTCTGGCCGATCAAGCAGAAGTACGGCAGGAAGATCTCCTGGGCCGACCTGATGATCCTGGCCGGCAACGTCGCGCTGGAGTCGATGGGGCTCCAGACCTTTGGCTTCGGCGGCGGGCGCGCGGACATCTGGGAGCCGGAGCAAGACGTGTACTGGGGCTCCGAGCGCGAGTGGCTGGCGGACCAGCGCTACTCCGGCGAGCGCGACCTCGACAACCCGCTCGCTGCGGTGCAGATGGGCCTGATCTACGTCAACCCGGAGGGACCGAACGGCAACCCGGATCCGCTGGCTGCGGCGCGGGACATCCGCGAGACCTTCGCGCGCATGGCGATGAACGACGAGGAGACGGTGGCGCTGATCGCGGGCGGCCACAGCTTCGGCAAGGCCCACGGCGCCGGCGAAGCGAAGCACCTGGGGCCCGAGCCCGAAGCCGCCGGCATCGAGGAGCAAGGTCTGGGCTGGAAGAGCAGCTTCGGCACGGGCAGAGGCGGCGACACGATCACCAGCGGTCTGGAGGTCACCTGGACCACCACGCCGACCCGCTGGAGCACGAACTTCTTCTGGAACCTGTTCGGCTACGAGTGGGAGCTCACGAAGAGCCCGGCCGGCGCGCAGCAGTGGACGCCGAAGGGCGGCGCCGGTGCCGGCACCGTCCCGGACGCCCACGATCCCTCCAAGCGTCACGCGCCGGCGATGCTGACCACGGATCTCGCGCTGCGCTTCGACCCCGCCTACGAGAAGATCTCGCGGCGCTTCATGGAGAACCCGGTGGAGTTCGCCGACGCCTTCGCTCGCGCGTGGTTCAAGCTCACGCACCGGGACATGGGCCCCCGCGCGCGTTACCTCGGTCCGAAGGTCCCGGCGGAGGCGCTCATCTGGCAGGATCCGATCCCCGCGCGCGATCACGAGCTGATCGACGACAAGGACGTCGCCTCCCTGAAGCGCGAGCTCCTGGCGTCCGGCCTGTCCGTCTCGGAGCTGGTCTCCACCGCGTGGGCGTCGGCGTCCACGTTCCGCGGCTCCGACAAGCGCGGCGGCGCGAACGGCGCCCGCGTCCGTCTCTCGCCGCAGAAGGACTGGGAGGTCAACCAGCCGACCCAGCTGGCGAAGGTGCTGGCCGCGCTCGAAGGCATCCAGAAGACCTTCAACGGCGCCCAGTCCGGCAAGAAGAAGGTCTCACTGGCCGACCTGATCGTCCTTGGGGGATGTGCCGGCGTCGAGCAAGCTGCGAAGAACGCCGGTCACGCGCTGACGGTCCCATTCACGCCGGGACGCATGGATGCGTCCGAGACGCAGACCGACGCGGCGTCCTTCGCCGTGCTCGAGCCGGTCGCGGACGGCTTCCGCAACTACCAGAAGGCCCGGTACGCCGTGTCGGCGGAGGAGCTCCTGGTGGATCGCGCGCAGCTCCTCGGCCTGACCGCGCCGGAGATGACCGTGCTCTTGGGCGGCATGCGCGTGCTCGGGACCAACGTGGGGCAGTCCCCACACGGCGTCTTCACCAAGCGGCCGGAGGCGCTGAGCAACGACTTCTTCGTGAACCTGCTCGACATGGGTACGGAGTGGAAGCCGGTCTCGAAGGACGCGGACGTGTTCGAAGGTCGCGATCGCAAGACGGGTGAGGTCCGGTGGACCGGCACGCGGGTCGATCTCGTCTTCGGCTCGAGCTCCGAGCTCCGAGCGTTGGCCGAGGTCTACGGGAGCGCGGACGGGCAGGAGAAGTTCCTGCGCGACTTCGTAGCCGCCTGGACCAAAGTCATGAACCTGGACCGCTTCGACCTCTAA